The Candidatus Pantoea soli genome window below encodes:
- the guaB gene encoding IMP dehydrogenase gives MLRIAKEALTFDDVLLVPAHSTVLPNTADLSTQLTKNIRLNIPMLSAAMDTVTEAGLAIALAQEGGLGFIHKNMSIERQADEVRKVKKHESGVVTEPQTVLPTTTLAEVKALTERNGFAGYPVVNASNELVGIITGRDVRFVTDLTQPVTAVMTPKERLVTVKEGEARDVVLQKMHEKRVEKALVVDDSFHLLGMITVKDFQKAERKPNACKDAQGRLRVGAAVGAGAGNEERVDALVAAGVDVLLIDSSHGHSEGVLQRIRETRAKYPDLEIIGGNVATGAGALALANAGVSAVKVGIGPGSICTTRIVTGVGVPQITAVSDAVAALEGTGIPVIADGGIRFSGDIAKAIAAGAAAVMVGSMLAGTEESPGEIELYQGRAFKSYRGMGSLGAMSKGSSDRYFQSDNAADKLVPEGIEGRVAYKGRLKEIVHQQMGGLRSCMGLTGCPTIDDLRTKAEFVRISGAGINESHVHDVTITKESPNYRMGS, from the coding sequence ATGTTAAGAATCGCGAAAGAAGCCCTCACATTTGACGACGTCCTGCTCGTTCCCGCTCACTCCACTGTTCTTCCCAACACGGCTGACCTCAGCACCCAACTGACTAAAAACATTCGCCTCAATATTCCAATGCTCTCCGCAGCGATGGACACCGTGACCGAAGCGGGTCTGGCGATTGCGCTGGCGCAGGAAGGCGGTCTGGGCTTTATCCATAAAAATATGTCGATTGAGCGTCAGGCTGACGAAGTCCGCAAAGTGAAGAAGCACGAAAGCGGCGTGGTCACGGAGCCACAGACCGTACTGCCTACCACGACGCTGGCGGAAGTGAAAGCGCTGACTGAGCGCAACGGGTTTGCCGGTTATCCGGTGGTGAACGCCAGTAATGAACTGGTGGGCATCATTACCGGCCGTGACGTGCGTTTCGTTACCGATCTGACGCAGCCTGTAACCGCCGTGATGACGCCAAAAGAGCGCCTGGTCACGGTGAAAGAGGGTGAAGCGCGTGATGTGGTGCTGCAGAAAATGCACGAAAAGCGCGTGGAAAAAGCGCTGGTCGTGGATGACAGCTTCCACCTGCTGGGCATGATTACGGTTAAAGACTTCCAGAAAGCAGAACGTAAACCTAACGCCTGTAAAGATGCGCAGGGCCGTCTGCGCGTAGGCGCAGCCGTGGGTGCCGGTGCCGGTAACGAAGAGCGCGTGGATGCGCTGGTCGCCGCGGGCGTCGACGTGCTGCTGATTGACTCTTCGCATGGTCACTCTGAGGGTGTGCTGCAGCGTATCCGCGAAACCCGCGCCAAATATCCGGATCTGGAAATTATTGGCGGCAACGTGGCAACCGGCGCAGGCGCACTGGCACTGGCAAATGCCGGCGTCAGCGCGGTGAAAGTGGGCATCGGCCCGGGCTCTATCTGCACCACCCGTATCGTAACCGGCGTGGGCGTACCGCAGATCACCGCCGTTTCTGATGCGGTTGCCGCACTGGAAGGCACCGGTATTCCGGTGATTGCCGATGGCGGTATCCGCTTCTCCGGTGATATCGCCAAAGCCATCGCCGCGGGTGCCGCTGCCGTGATGGTGGGATCTATGCTGGCGGGTACCGAAGAATCACCGGGCGAAATCGAGTTGTATCAGGGCCGTGCCTTTAAATCTTACCGTGGTATGGGTTCCCTCGGCGCGATGTCCAAAGGCTCGTCTGACCGTTACTTCCAGAGCGATAACGCCGCGGACAAACTGGTGCCGGAAGGGATCGAAGGGCGCGTGGCCTATAAAGGCCGTCTGAAAGAGATCGTGCATCAGCAGATGGGCGGCCTGCGCTCCTGCATGGGGCTGACCGGTTGCCCGACCATCGATGACCTGCGTACCAAAGCGGAGTTTGTTCGTATCAGCGGGGCCGGCATCAACGAAAGCCACGTGCATGACGTGACCATCACCAAAGAGTCACCAAACTACCGCATGGGTTCCTGA
- the xseA gene encoding exodeoxyribonuclease VII large subunit, giving the protein MSLPPTASIFTVSRLNTTVRQLLENEMGLVWLSAEISNFTQPASGHWYFTLKDDGAQVRCAMFRNSNRRVSFRPQHGQQVLVRASITLYEPRGDYQLIIESMHPAGEGLLQQQFEQLKTRLAAEGLFDQHYKQPLPEPARQVGVITSATGAALHDVLRVLHRRDPSLPVVIYPTVVQGVDAPAAIVRAIELANQRNECDVLIVGRGGGSLEDLWSFNDERVARAIFASRLPIVSAVGHETDITIADFVADLRAPTPSAAAELVSRNQLELLRRLQSQQQRLEMAMDYYVAQQQRRFTRLQHRLQQQHPQLRLARQQTALFQLQRRLNEAMELRLRSARLQQERLVQRLNHQQPQGRILRAQQQLQQWHYRLQQGLEKQLSHNRQRFGALAAQLEAVSPLATLARGFSVTTDTRGLVVKKTAQLQPGDVLRTRLDDGWVESAVTALQPEKKRRRKSS; this is encoded by the coding sequence ATGTCGCTACCGCCAACCGCCAGTATTTTTACCGTCAGCCGTCTGAACACCACGGTGCGTCAGCTGCTGGAAAATGAGATGGGCCTGGTGTGGCTCAGCGCTGAGATCTCGAATTTTACCCAGCCGGCCTCCGGTCACTGGTACTTTACGCTGAAAGACGATGGCGCACAGGTACGCTGTGCCATGTTCCGTAACAGCAATCGTCGCGTCAGCTTCCGCCCGCAGCATGGTCAGCAGGTGCTGGTGCGTGCCAGCATCACGCTGTATGAGCCGCGCGGCGACTACCAGCTGATCATTGAAAGTATGCATCCGGCGGGCGAAGGCCTGCTGCAGCAGCAGTTCGAACAGCTTAAAACCCGCCTGGCGGCGGAAGGCCTGTTCGATCAGCATTATAAACAGCCGCTGCCGGAACCGGCGCGCCAGGTCGGCGTTATCACCTCTGCCACCGGGGCGGCGCTGCATGACGTATTGCGCGTGCTGCACCGCCGCGATCCCTCGCTGCCGGTGGTGATCTACCCCACCGTGGTACAGGGCGTGGACGCGCCGGCGGCAATCGTGCGCGCCATTGAACTGGCCAACCAGCGCAATGAGTGTGATGTGCTGATCGTCGGTCGCGGCGGCGGTTCGCTGGAAGATTTATGGAGCTTCAACGACGAGCGCGTGGCGCGGGCCATTTTTGCCAGCCGCCTGCCAATCGTCAGCGCGGTGGGCCATGAAACGGACATCACCATCGCCGATTTTGTCGCTGACCTGCGCGCGCCGACACCGTCGGCGGCGGCCGAGCTGGTCAGCCGTAATCAGCTTGAACTGCTGCGCCGCCTGCAGTCACAGCAGCAGCGCCTGGAAATGGCAATGGATTATTATGTGGCGCAGCAGCAGCGCCGCTTTACGCGTCTGCAGCATCGCCTGCAGCAGCAGCATCCGCAGCTGCGGCTGGCCCGCCAGCAGACGGCGCTGTTTCAGCTGCAGCGCCGTCTGAATGAGGCGATGGAACTGCGGTTGCGCAGCGCCCGTCTTCAGCAGGAACGTCTGGTCCAGCGTCTCAACCACCAGCAGCCGCAGGGGCGCATTCTGCGCGCGCAGCAGCAGCTGCAGCAGTGGCACTATCGTTTACAGCAGGGGCTGGAAAAGCAGCTCAGCCATAACCGGCAGCGCTTTGGCGCACTGGCGGCGCAGCTGGAAGCCGTCAGCCCGCTGGCAACGCTGGCACGCGGCTTCAGCGTCACCACCGACACCCGCGGCCTGGTCGTGAAAAAAACCGCTCAGCTGCAACCCGGTGATGTGCTGCGTACCCGGCTGGATGATGGCTGGGTTGAGAGCGCAGTCACCGCGCTGCAGCCGGAAAAAAAGCGCCGCCGTAAATCGTCGTAA
- a CDS encoding M4 family metallopeptidase yields the protein MTYSVIPPYILRNIIDNCSGAQQDYARRTLTHVQQLMAQHNHTASAAGTARPGSVLRAIYDAQNTQNLPGTLIRAEGQSGNGDVAAEEAWNYLGVTYDFYWNVYKRNSLDNKGLKLDGTVHYGQEYQNAFWNGQQMVFGDGDGEIFNRFTIAIDVVAHELTHGVTETEAGLIYFQQAGALNESMSDVFGSLVKQYHLQQRADQADWIIGEGLLAKGIHGRGLRSMSQPGTAYDDPLLGKDPQPADMAHYIDTREDNGGVHLNSGIPNRAFYLAATALGGFAWEQAGQAWYDALCDKALPQNADFSTFARFTVQHAETRFDRTVADAIQSAWQQVGVK from the coding sequence ATGACTTACAGCGTTATTCCTCCGTATATACTGCGTAACATCATTGATAATTGCTCCGGCGCTCAGCAGGATTATGCGCGTCGTACCCTCACCCATGTCCAGCAACTGATGGCACAGCATAACCATACCGCCAGCGCTGCCGGTACCGCGCGGCCCGGCAGCGTGCTGCGCGCCATTTATGATGCGCAAAACACGCAGAATCTGCCCGGCACCTTAATCCGCGCAGAGGGCCAGTCCGGTAATGGCGACGTGGCGGCTGAAGAAGCCTGGAATTACCTCGGCGTCACTTATGATTTCTACTGGAACGTCTACAAACGTAACTCGCTGGATAACAAAGGCCTGAAGCTGGACGGCACGGTGCATTATGGCCAGGAGTATCAGAACGCCTTCTGGAACGGCCAGCAGATGGTATTTGGCGACGGCGATGGCGAAATATTTAACCGCTTTACGATTGCGATTGACGTAGTGGCGCATGAACTGACGCACGGCGTGACGGAAACCGAAGCCGGGCTGATCTATTTCCAGCAGGCCGGCGCGCTCAATGAATCGATGTCCGACGTTTTTGGTTCGCTGGTGAAGCAGTATCACCTGCAACAGCGTGCCGATCAGGCCGACTGGATCATTGGTGAAGGCCTGCTGGCCAAAGGCATTCATGGCCGCGGACTGCGTTCCATGTCGCAACCGGGCACCGCCTATGACGACCCGCTGCTGGGCAAAGACCCGCAGCCGGCGGACATGGCGCACTACATCGACACGCGCGAAGATAACGGCGGCGTGCACCTTAACTCCGGTATTCCCAACCGCGCCTTCTACCTTGCTGCCACCGCGCTGGGCGGCTTCGCCTGGGAACAGGCCGGTCAGGCATGGTATGACGCGCTGTGCGACAAAGCCCTGCCGCAGAACGCCGATTTCAGCACCTTTGCACGCTTTACCGTGCAGCATGCCGAGACGCGTTTTGACCGCACCGTCGCGGATGCCATCCAGTCTGCATGGCAGCAGGTAGGTGTGAAGTGA
- a CDS encoding protealysin inhibitor emfourin — MAAGRCEVNVELTDDAIIELAREGGIAFIPRLRGERRFALAQLPEPQKERVCHVLERALPLGEPEEKAADIGRGDQRYFRIQITYATRQEAGSLVILIPETVAPPELQALWRDGQ, encoded by the coding sequence ATGGCAGCAGGTAGGTGTGAAGTGAACGTTGAGCTGACCGACGACGCGATTATTGAACTGGCGCGTGAAGGCGGCATTGCATTTATCCCCAGGCTGCGCGGCGAGCGGCGGTTTGCGCTGGCGCAGCTGCCGGAGCCGCAAAAAGAGCGCGTCTGTCACGTGCTGGAGCGGGCGCTGCCGCTGGGCGAACCGGAAGAAAAGGCGGCGGATATTGGCCGCGGCGACCAGCGCTACTTTCGCATTCAGATCACCTACGCCACGCGGCAGGAAGCGGGCTCGCTGGTGATTCTGATTCCGGAAACCGTCGCGCCGCCAGAGTTACAGGCGCTGTGGCGTGACGGCCAGTAA
- a CDS encoding general stress protein yields the protein MTQHKQRGGAGNFAEDPERAREAGRAGGKVSGGNFRNDPERAREAGRKGGQKSRRPSKQQ from the coding sequence ATGACACAACATAAGCAACGAGGCGGTGCCGGGAACTTTGCAGAGGACCCGGAGCGCGCCAGGGAAGCCGGTCGTGCTGGCGGCAAAGTCAGCGGGGGCAATTTCAGAAACGATCCTGAAAGGGCCAGGGAAGCTGGAAGAAAAGGAGGACAAAAAAGCCGTCGCCCCTCTAAGCAGCAGTAA
- a CDS encoding glucose/quinate/shikimate family membrane-bound PQQ-dependent dehydrogenase produces MAENSARPGKGLSLWSGLFGLVLLAIGLFFAIGGGKLVALGGSWYFLIAGIVMLLSAVQFFRRKSSAVTLFILVFAGTLIWSLFDAGWSFWPLVSRLMVPAGLMLFAFLTWPALRQREGKNPLSGLSYALAAVIAVGMGVTGFQMFQPHPTVAFSGKQLPLIPVDKSKPQQDWSSYGRTPQGDRFAAIDQITRDNVQDLQVAWTFHTGDIPVSPTGNGAEDQQTPLQVGNTLYLCTPHNNVIAVEADSGKAIWKREINAQAEVWNRCRGLAYFDATKPIQQPDQPGSTPVPPPVLAAGDSCQRRILMNTIDARLIAINADTGALCENFGDHGVVDLKQGLGSAPDPQYQLTSPPQVAGTTVVVGGRVADNVQTDMPGGVLRGFDVITGKMRWAFDPGNDDPNAILLPGKHYTRSTPNSWAPMSYDPAMNTVFLPMGSSSVDLWGANRTALDHKYGASILALDATTGKEKWVYQTVHNDLWDFDLPMQPSLVDFPMKDGTTKPAVVIGAKTGMIWVLDRLTGKPLTKVEELPMPQGHIPDEQYTKTQPHSVEMPNIGNQTLTEADMWGATPFDQLACRIAFKGMRYNGLFTVPDTDKSLSFPGSLGGMNWGSISFDPNNQYMFVNDMRLGLWVQMIPQDTSKVSRGSNGGEAINTGMGAVPLKGTPYAVNKNRFMSPLGIPCQAPPFGTLSAIDMKTRQIVWQVPVGTVQDTGPFGIKMHAQMPVGMPTLGGTLATQGGLVFIAGTQDYYLRAFDSSTGKEVWKARLPVGSQGGPISYVSPKNGKQYILISAGGARQSPDRGDYVIAYALPDSPSSH; encoded by the coding sequence ATGGCAGAAAATTCCGCTCGTCCCGGTAAAGGGCTGAGTCTCTGGTCCGGACTGTTCGGACTGGTGCTGCTGGCGATCGGCCTGTTCTTTGCGATCGGTGGTGGCAAACTGGTTGCCCTCGGCGGCAGCTGGTATTTCCTGATTGCCGGCATCGTGATGCTGCTGTCGGCGGTGCAGTTCTTCCGCCGCAAATCATCCGCCGTCACCCTGTTTATTCTGGTGTTTGCCGGTACGCTGATCTGGTCGCTGTTTGATGCCGGCTGGTCGTTCTGGCCGCTGGTGTCGCGCCTGATGGTGCCGGCCGGTCTGATGCTGTTTGCGTTTCTGACCTGGCCCGCGCTGCGTCAGCGTGAAGGCAAAAATCCGCTGTCCGGCCTCTCTTATGCGCTTGCTGCGGTGATTGCCGTGGGTATGGGCGTCACCGGCTTTCAGATGTTCCAGCCGCATCCGACCGTGGCCTTCAGCGGCAAACAGCTGCCGCTGATTCCGGTGGATAAAAGCAAACCTCAGCAGGACTGGAGCAGTTATGGCCGCACGCCGCAGGGCGATCGTTTTGCGGCGATCGATCAAATCACGCGTGATAACGTGCAAGATCTGCAGGTAGCCTGGACCTTCCACACCGGTGATATTCCGGTCAGCCCGACCGGTAACGGCGCAGAAGATCAGCAGACGCCACTGCAGGTTGGCAATACCCTTTATCTGTGCACGCCGCATAACAATGTCATTGCGGTTGAAGCCGATAGCGGTAAAGCGATCTGGAAGCGCGAAATCAACGCGCAGGCGGAAGTGTGGAACCGCTGCCGCGGCCTCGCCTATTTCGATGCCACCAAACCGATCCAGCAGCCTGACCAGCCCGGCTCTACGCCGGTGCCGCCTCCGGTACTGGCCGCCGGTGACAGCTGTCAGCGCCGTATTCTGATGAACACCATCGATGCGCGTCTGATTGCCATCAACGCCGACACCGGGGCATTGTGTGAGAATTTTGGTGACCACGGCGTGGTTGACCTGAAGCAGGGTCTCGGCAGCGCGCCCGATCCGCAGTATCAGCTGACCTCGCCACCGCAGGTTGCAGGTACGACGGTCGTGGTAGGCGGCCGCGTTGCCGATAACGTGCAGACCGATATGCCAGGCGGCGTGCTGCGCGGCTTTGATGTGATCACCGGTAAAATGCGCTGGGCGTTTGACCCGGGCAACGACGATCCGAACGCGATTCTGCTGCCGGGTAAACACTACACCCGCAGCACCCCTAACTCCTGGGCACCGATGTCCTACGATCCGGCAATGAACACCGTGTTCCTGCCGATGGGCAGTTCATCGGTCGACCTGTGGGGCGCAAACCGCACCGCACTGGATCACAAATACGGCGCTTCGATTCTGGCGCTGGACGCCACCACCGGCAAAGAGAAGTGGGTTTACCAGACGGTGCACAATGACCTCTGGGACTTTGACCTGCCGATGCAGCCAAGCCTGGTGGACTTCCCGATGAAGGACGGTACCACCAAACCTGCGGTGGTGATTGGTGCCAAAACCGGCATGATCTGGGTGTTGGATCGCCTGACCGGCAAGCCGCTGACAAAAGTGGAAGAGCTGCCGATGCCGCAGGGTCATATTCCTGACGAGCAGTACACCAAAACGCAGCCGCACTCGGTGGAGATGCCCAATATTGGTAATCAGACCCTGACCGAAGCGGATATGTGGGGAGCCACGCCGTTTGACCAGCTGGCCTGCCGTATCGCCTTTAAAGGCATGCGTTATAACGGACTGTTTACCGTACCGGACACCGATAAATCGCTCAGCTTCCCCGGCTCGCTCGGCGGCATGAACTGGGGCAGCATTTCGTTTGATCCCAACAACCAGTATATGTTCGTCAACGATATGCGCCTTGGCCTGTGGGTTCAGATGATTCCGCAGGACACCAGCAAAGTGTCACGCGGCAGCAACGGTGGTGAAGCGATCAACACCGGCATGGGTGCGGTACCGCTGAAGGGCACGCCGTATGCGGTCAATAAAAACCGCTTTATGTCGCCGCTGGGCATTCCCTGCCAGGCTCCGCCATTTGGTACGCTTTCCGCTATCGACATGAAAACCCGTCAGATTGTCTGGCAGGTACCGGTCGGTACCGTGCAGGATACCGGGCCGTTTGGCATCAAAATGCATGCGCAAATGCCGGTCGGTATGCCGACGCTGGGCGGCACGCTTGCCACGCAGGGTGGGCTGGTCTTTATCGCCGGAACCCAGGATTACTACCTGCGCGCCTTTGACAGTTCAACCGGAAAAGAGGTGTGGAAAGCCCGTCTGCCGGTGGGCAGCCAGGGCGGGCCGATCAGCTATGTCTCACCGAAGAATGGCAAACAGTACATTCTGATTTCCGCCGGTGGTGCCCGCCAGTCGCCGGATCGCGGGGATTACGTGATCGCCTACGCGCTGCCTGACAGCCCGTCATCACATTAA
- the der gene encoding ribosome biogenesis GTPase Der yields MVPVVALVGRPNVGKSTLFNRLTRTRDALVADFPGLTRDRKYGRAEVEGREFIVIDTGGIDGTEEGVENRMAEQSLLAIEEADVVLFLVDARAGVMPADQQIANHLRSRDKATFLVANKTDGLDPDAAVLDFYALGLGEIHPIAASHGRGVTNLLETALLPWMDEVAPQPLSEEDENEAYWAALAAEENGEALDEEEEEAFDPTGLPIKLAIVGRPNVGKSTLTNRILGEDRVVVYDMPGTTRDSIYIPMERDGREYILIDTAGVRKRGKITDTVEKFSVIKTLQAIEDANVVMLVIDARAGISDQDLSLLGFILNSGRSLVIVVNKWDGLSQEIKDEVKETLDFRLGFIDFARVHFISALHGSGVGNLFESVTEAYDCSTRRVNTSMLTRIMNMAADDHQPPLVRGRRVKLKYAHAGGYNPPIVVIHGNQVKDLPDSYKRYLMNYFRRSLNVMGTPIRIQFKEGDNPYAGKRNLLTPTQQRKRKRLMAHLKKNKR; encoded by the coding sequence ATGGTACCTGTGGTCGCGCTGGTTGGGCGTCCCAATGTGGGGAAATCCACGCTGTTTAACCGCTTAACGCGCACTCGTGATGCGCTGGTGGCCGATTTCCCTGGACTGACTCGCGATCGCAAATATGGTCGCGCCGAAGTGGAAGGGCGCGAATTTATCGTCATTGATACCGGCGGTATTGATGGCACCGAGGAAGGCGTGGAAAACCGCATGGCGGAACAGTCGCTGCTGGCGATTGAAGAAGCGGATGTGGTGCTGTTTCTGGTCGATGCCCGCGCTGGCGTAATGCCTGCGGATCAGCAGATTGCGAATCACCTGCGTTCACGTGATAAAGCGACGTTCCTCGTTGCCAACAAAACCGACGGTCTGGATCCCGATGCCGCGGTGCTGGATTTCTACGCGCTGGGTCTCGGCGAGATCCATCCGATTGCCGCCTCGCACGGCCGTGGCGTGACGAACCTGCTGGAAACGGCGCTGCTGCCGTGGATGGATGAAGTCGCGCCGCAGCCGCTGAGTGAAGAAGATGAAAACGAAGCCTACTGGGCAGCGTTAGCGGCGGAAGAGAATGGCGAAGCGCTGGACGAAGAGGAAGAAGAAGCCTTCGATCCCACCGGCCTGCCGATCAAGCTGGCGATTGTTGGTCGTCCGAACGTAGGTAAATCAACGCTTACCAACCGTATTCTCGGCGAAGACCGCGTGGTGGTCTACGACATGCCTGGCACCACGCGTGACAGCATTTACATCCCGATGGAGCGTGACGGTCGTGAATACATTCTGATCGACACCGCCGGAGTACGTAAGCGCGGTAAAATCACCGATACCGTGGAAAAATTCTCGGTTATCAAGACGCTGCAGGCAATCGAAGACGCCAACGTGGTGATGCTGGTGATCGACGCGCGCGCCGGGATTTCCGATCAGGATCTCTCCCTGCTGGGCTTTATCCTTAACAGCGGTCGCTCGCTGGTGATTGTGGTCAACAAATGGGATGGCCTGTCGCAGGAGATCAAAGACGAAGTCAAAGAGACGCTGGATTTCCGTCTTGGCTTCATCGACTTCGCGCGCGTGCATTTCATCTCTGCACTGCACGGCAGCGGGGTGGGCAACCTGTTTGAATCGGTCACCGAAGCCTACGACTGCTCAACCAGGCGTGTTAACACGTCGATGCTGACGCGCATTATGAACATGGCCGCCGATGACCACCAGCCGCCGCTGGTGCGGGGGCGCCGCGTGAAGCTGAAATATGCGCATGCCGGTGGTTATAACCCGCCAATCGTGGTCATCCATGGTAATCAGGTGAAAGATCTGCCGGATTCCTATAAGCGTTACCTGATGAACTACTTCCGCCGCTCGCTGAACGTGATGGGCACGCCTATCCGCATTCAGTTTAAAGAGGGTGACAACCCGTACGCCGGGAAACGCAACCTGCTGACGCCAACGCAGCAGCGCAAGCGTAAGCGTCTGATGGCGCATCTGAAAAAGAACAAACGTTAA
- the bamB gene encoding outer membrane protein assembly factor BamB, with protein MELRKYLLPGLISVTLLSGCSLFSGEEDVVKMAPLPKVENQFTPETAWSTSVGDGVGDFYSNLHPAWQDGTVYAADRFGVVKALDASNGKEKWKVDLSEKTGFFSKNISALLSGGITASGDRLYIGSERGQVFALNTSDGGIAWQTKVAGEALSRPVVSDGLVLVHTSNGMLQGLDQNSGVIKWSVNLDMPALSLRGESAPAVAFGGAIVGGDNGRVSAVIMNQGQLIWQQRISQPSGATEIDRLNDVDTTPVIVNGVVYALAYNGNLTALDLRSGQILWKREIGGVKDLIVDAGRIYLVDQDDRVIALNADGGVALWRQSDLLHRNLTAPVLFNGYLVVGDSEGYLHWINTLDGRFVAQQKLDSDGFQTEPVVAGDKLLIQAKGGEVYAITR; from the coding sequence ATGGAATTACGTAAATACCTGCTGCCGGGGCTGATTTCAGTCACACTGCTCAGCGGTTGCTCGCTGTTCAGCGGCGAAGAAGATGTAGTGAAAATGGCACCGCTGCCCAAGGTGGAAAATCAGTTCACCCCGGAAACCGCGTGGAGCACCTCAGTGGGTGACGGCGTCGGCGACTTCTACTCAAATCTGCACCCGGCCTGGCAGGACGGCACCGTCTACGCGGCGGATCGCTTTGGCGTGGTGAAAGCACTGGATGCCAGCAATGGCAAAGAGAAGTGGAAAGTTGACCTCTCTGAAAAAACCGGTTTCTTCTCGAAAAACATCTCTGCGCTGCTGTCGGGCGGCATTACCGCCAGTGGCGATCGCCTCTATATCGGCAGTGAACGCGGACAGGTATTTGCGCTGAACACCAGCGACGGCGGCATCGCATGGCAGACCAAAGTGGCTGGCGAAGCGCTGTCACGACCGGTGGTCAGCGATGGTCTGGTTCTGGTGCACACCAGCAACGGCATGTTGCAGGGACTGGATCAGAACAGCGGCGTCATCAAATGGAGCGTGAACCTGGATATGCCAGCGCTGTCGCTGCGCGGCGAGTCTGCGCCGGCCGTCGCCTTTGGCGGGGCGATCGTCGGCGGCGATAACGGTCGTGTCAGCGCAGTAATCATGAACCAGGGACAGCTGATCTGGCAGCAGCGTATTTCGCAGCCAAGCGGCGCGACGGAAATTGATCGCCTGAACGATGTGGATACCACGCCGGTGATCGTTAACGGTGTGGTTTACGCCCTGGCCTACAACGGCAACCTGACGGCGCTGGATCTGCGCTCAGGTCAGATTCTGTGGAAACGTGAAATCGGCGGTGTGAAAGATCTGATTGTGGATGCCGGTCGCATCTATCTGGTGGATCAGGATGACCGCGTGATTGCGCTGAATGCCGATGGCGGCGTGGCGCTGTGGCGTCAGAGCGATCTGCTGCACCGTAACCTCACCGCGCCGGTGCTGTTCAACGGCTATCTGGTAGTGGGCGATAGCGAAGGTTACCTGCACTGGATCAATACGCTCGACGGCCGCTTTGTGGCGCAGCAGAAACTGGACAGCGATGGCTTCCAGACTGAGCCGGTGGTCGCCGGCGATAAACTGCTGATCCAGGCGAAAGGCGGCGAGGTTTACGCCATTACCCGTTAA
- a CDS encoding YfgM family protein, with the protein MEVYSNENEQVDALRRFFASNGKALAVGVIVGIAALGGWRFWASHQEGADKAASAQYQQLTRAMQADKPQTLEAVASFVNENHNTYGALASLDLAKQYVEAGQLDKAITLLQSGLKDTKDANLQAVLNLRLARIQLQQNQADAALTTLNNVQGEGWTAIVADIRGEALLSKGDRQGARDAWSKGAESQASPALKQMLQMKMNNLS; encoded by the coding sequence GTGGAAGTTTACAGCAACGAAAATGAACAGGTTGATGCACTGCGTCGCTTCTTTGCCAGTAACGGTAAAGCGCTGGCCGTCGGTGTGATTGTCGGAATTGCCGCGCTGGGCGGCTGGCGTTTCTGGGCCAGTCATCAGGAAGGCGCAGATAAAGCCGCTTCTGCGCAATATCAGCAGCTGACCCGCGCCATGCAGGCGGACAAGCCGCAGACGCTGGAAGCGGTAGCCAGCTTCGTTAATGAAAATCACAACACCTATGGTGCGCTGGCGTCACTGGATCTGGCAAAACAGTACGTGGAGGCCGGCCAGCTTGATAAAGCCATTACGCTGTTACAGAGCGGGCTGAAAGATACCAAAGATGCCAATCTGCAGGCGGTGCTTAACCTGCGTCTGGCGCGCATTCAGCTGCAGCAAAACCAGGCCGATGCCGCATTAACCACCCTGAACAACGTGCAGGGTGAAGGCTGGACGGCCATTGTGGCCGATATTCGCGGTGAAGCGCTGCTGAGCAAAGGCGACAGGCAGGGTGCACGGGATGCCTGGAGCAAGGGTGCTGAATCGCAGGCTTCTCCTGCGCTGAAGCAGATGCTGCAGATGAAGATGAATAACTTAAGTTAA